Below is a window of Cupriavidus sp. MP-37 DNA.
TCAGCAGCGTCGGCCGGCCGACCGAAGCAAGCCGGTCGCCGTGCATCTCGCCCGGCGGCATGAAGGTGATGATCTGCGGCGCTTCGGTCTGGCCAAACGAGGTGCACAGCACCGGGCCGAACACGGCCTGCGCGTCGCGGATCTGCTCCGGGCGCATCGGCGCGCCGCCGTAGACCAGATAGCGCAGCGCCGGCAACGCGCGCGGCGCGCGCCGCTGTTCTTCGACCAGCGCCAGGATCAGCGTCGGCGGCGCGAAGAACAGCGTCGCGCCATGGGCCTGGGCCGCGTCGAGCAGGCCGGCCGGCTTGGCCGATTGTGGGAACACCAGCGCCCCGCCGGCACCGAGCAACGGCAGCATGTAGGTGGAGGTTCCATGCGTGATCGGCGCCGCCACCAGATAGCGGTCCGCCGGCGTCAGGCCAAGCTCGTGGATCTGGGTTGCGATATTGGCGTTCCATGCCCGCAGCGGCTGGATCACGCCCTTGGGAAAGCCGGTCGAACCGCCGGTGAACTTGACGGCTTGCGCCGCCTCCAGCGGCACGCCGCCGCGCCCGCGCGGGCCCATCACGACCGCAGCGGGATCGCCGCCGGCCGCACCGAGATCGGACAGCAGGCGCAACGGCGGCGCGATGCCCGCGAGGCGCTCGGCCATGGCGGCATCGGCCAGCACGAGCGCGGGCTCGACGAAATCGACAATGCGGCGCAGCTCGGGATCGCCGTTGCGCGGATTCAGCGGCACCCAGACTTTGCCGGCGGCCAGGATCGCCAGGATCGCCACCAGGTGGTCGACCGTGTTTGCCGCGCCGACGCAGACGCGGCTGCGCGGCGCCGGATCCATCGCCACCAGGGCTGCAGCGCGGCGCAGCACCAGGTCGGCAAGCGCCCGGTACGACAGCTGGCCTTCGGGACTGAAGATGGCCGTCCGCTCGGGATGGCGGTGCACGGCGCGCCACAGGTAATCAATCGGATACATGCTGGAGGGATCTCCGGGAAAGGGGAACGGATGCGAGGCCCCCGGTTGCGGGGCGCAGCGGCTCCGGCGTGGGCATGGCTCGAACTATAGGACTTTGTTCGAACATTCGAATATTAGGAAAAACCCTGCGCGAATGCTAAGATCGGGCCGCGTGTCGCGCCTGATGTCACGGGCATCGGTCGCGGCACCGACGCCGTTGCCGCTGCCCCGCCGACCATGCAAAGAGACATCGACCCCGTTTCCGCCGCCCTGACCACGACCACGCCACGCCATCTCGACCTGGCGCGCACGCTGATGCAGGAAATCGTCAACGGCAACCCGCCCGTCGGCGCGCTGCTGCCGACCGAGGCTGAACTGTGCGAAACCTGGAACCTGAGCCGGTATGCGGTGCGCCAGGCGGTGCAGAAGCTGACCAACCTGGGCATGGTTTCGCGCCAGGCTGGCGTGGGCACGCGCGTGATTTCGGATCGTC
It encodes the following:
- a CDS encoding class I adenylate-forming enzyme family protein; translation: MYPIDYLWRAVHRHPERTAIFSPEGQLSYRALADLVLRRAAALVAMDPAPRSRVCVGAANTVDHLVAILAILAAGKVWVPLNPRNGDPELRRIVDFVEPALVLADAAMAERLAGIAPPLRLLSDLGAAGGDPAAVVMGPRGRGGVPLEAAQAVKFTGGSTGFPKGVIQPLRAWNANIATQIHELGLTPADRYLVAAPITHGTSTYMLPLLGAGGALVFPQSAKPAGLLDAAQAHGATLFFAPPTLILALVEEQRRAPRALPALRYLVYGGAPMRPEQIRDAQAVFGPVLCTSFGQTEAPQIITFMPPGEMHGDRLASVGRPTLLTRVAIVDKAGNVLGAGEEGEIAVRGDLVMSGYLKAEGETRKTLVDGWLRTGDAGVFDEHGFLFLRDRIRDVIITGGFNVYPGDVEVVLSGHPAVADCSVVGIPDAKWGEAVHAAVQLRPGMQVATDELIALVKRELGSVKTPKHVHLFEALPRSAVGKVLKPAVRESILSTWSAT